AAAAAGAGGGGCATGTAACTACATGAAATATTTATTCCTTTTGATTAACTTCGAGTTACATTCGTATACACTGCTACAAGAAAACTTACCAACCcagaatttcaaaatttaggtGGCAAAAACTTCTGTTGAGCTGGCAAAACCTAGCTCTTGCTTTTCCTGTCAGATCTGTGAAGCTGCAGAAGCAGGGAATTGGTGACAACAAATATGGAGCTCAATGCCATCAGACCACCTGTCAAATTAAAATCAGAGTAATAGTTGCtgttaattaatatatatatatatatatatatatatgtgtgtgtgtgtgtgtgtgcacgcgcaCACTTAAAGCCTGTTGggtttttgtggagcctagttgtgttttaatttggatgacgacccgacccctatttaattagagatttctatcctaaggcttagtccatggagcgaaggcttgggcctaCAAGCCGTACTCGTGGGGGTCTGGGGGCAATGCCCCCGGGaaaattttggagcccattcggaacggaaccctaggcgcaacatataaaaaggattgctttcgggtgattagggtttagtgtggtTGTatctgcgagagagcgagagggagagcattgtatcgccgcactctctgtgttttcttcctgataatattgaaatccctgcaactccgtggacgtaggcaaaattgtcgaaccacgtaaatattgtcttgtgcgtgtgattgatttttctttggcgttatttttctttattttgtttctcacaggtttcgggaatttgtttgATATTCCCAACAAAAGCCATGACCATACTGCAGAATCAAGCAAGAAAATATCCTACACCgaataaaaaaaaatggcatgctGAAGAGAGACTAAAAGATTAATGAACACGAGTCCTACAACAGAAGTTTCAGGCCCTATGTCAGTTTGAGGAGCTCCAATGTGCGTTGCAAATTCTCACATCCTATTTTTAAATACAGTTGGCAACAAAATAAATTCTGACGTGGATCTTAAATATATGGGTTTATTTGGGGATAAAACAGAGAATGGTCACTGCACACCTAGACAGCTGTGTGAAAATCATGCTGATGAAAGCACAAGGTAAGCCCCATAAAAGCATCCACATGCTAGTCTTACCAACTCTTACATTTCATGGAAATCCTCATATTGTggttaataataaaaatttactaaCCGGAAAGTGATGGTGTCATGGCAAAATCAAAATGTGGAAGTAGAACTCCAGCAGCAATGGGGACAGCAACAACGTTATATGCTACTGCCCATGACAAATTTTGATACACTTTCGCCATTGTTGCCTGTGCAAGATCCAGTGCATCTACCACCTGCCAGTAACAAATACTAGTGAGAATGAATGAAAAAATAGAAACTGTTTCAGACTTGGTGTTTGGGAAGCATAGACACTAAAAATGATGTAAGAATCCCCATTACTGTGTGCTTGCAGCAAGCTGTATAGGCATGGATgtattttattgttaaaaaaCTTATGCTCATTCAAAATAACAGAAACTGGTGTCGTTTTGAACTCCAGATGTCAATTTCCATACAAAATATCTGACAAATTCATCACATTTATGCATATTATTCAGAATTTCAGATGTATAATATCACCCTTATTATGACAACCCAGTGACACAACATCACATCAAAGATTTAGTTTTTTCTATTGAAGTAACCAGTCATTACAACAAAACTACAAAAACAGGGcttaattgcataatcattcaaCTTTTATGAATCATGATGTTGCTTAACAACTATTGTGAGGACCACCATGATTCAAACGCATGGGAAGTAGTATCAAACAATGTTAGTGAAAAGACCAAACCTTAATTCTGATGGAAGATTTGAGGTGAGATAACTCGTTTACTGATTTGGTGCACTTTTATTATTATGAAGCTTTCAACCGCATCCACCAATAGTTTTACCATGGCAAGCTATTGAAGCTATACTATTTCTAAAGCTGGCTGTAAGGATGAAATCACTTGGGCAACCAACAGTAAGGACAGTTTATCATTGGGAAGTGCTTAGAAGGTTGTCCAAGACTTTTCCCCCCATCACCTAGTGTGAGATAGATATGTCATTCCCTGACACAGATTCATTTTTCAGCTTCCATATGTAAGTGTAGTTCTCTCAATTTCCCAAGTTACAATGTTAAAATAACATTGAACAATAATTGTCCAATCAACCAACTTGATTACCCTTGTAAACTTCAGAATCTGAGCAAATAGCATAAGAGTACAAACTGACCCTCTCTCCATCTATCCCATATCCAAAATCTTCACATTATGAAATGAATGTGACATTCTAATAAGCATATATTCATAAGAACTCCAAGTTATTTAAGTAGAAGATTTTGCAAAAAATTTCAAAGTACAGCTTATCTTTATCATTTTACAGCAAACACCCACTCCCTCTTATCACTAAAGGTTTATTGAAGAATACAGGGTCAATGTTCAAACCAATAGCAGCATGAGTTGCATAAACTAAACAGGAACAATACAAGTAAACAACAGAAGAAGAAATCATACTTGTGAAAGTTTATTCCCAAGAAGTATAATGGAAGCTGCATCTGATGCAGCAGTTTCTTGAGCTTCAGTTTGCAAAGCAATCCCAACATTGGCAAGAGCCAAGGAGGGTGCATCATTTATGCCATCACCTACCTTCAAAGAAAATGTAGTACCAGATGAAAATCAGCACATCAAAAATTGGAATACCAGGCATTGATTACTACACAGAGGCATACCATATCTTATATCTTCCAAGCTCATTTTCACTCAAAAATTTAGTGGAGCTGGTATGGTTGCAGCCACAATATAAACCATTAGATATTTGCACTTAAAATGCCATGGCTGCAACCAAATAGCTCGGCAACAGTGGTTCACTCAAAATATTTAAAACTCACTTCTCTCAAAAAAAACCAAAGTTACAAAAACATGTAAGATTCCTAATAACCTTCAATGAATGAATAAGAAGGTATATCTTCATATATGATTATAAAGCAATAAAGCAATAAGTGATATGATCAGAGGTGGCTACCATTCCGACATGATGTCCAGCAGCTTGGAGAGCAGAGATAACACTGGTTTTCTGCTGTGGAGTCAATGAGGCATTAATATATTTACTCCCAATTCCAACTGTTCTTGCTATAGGTGCAACTGCCTCTTCCCTGTCTCCTGACAAGAGTGCTGTCTTGATTCCCCTCTGCTGAAGCCTTTTAATCAGAAGAACAAAGCAAGCAAAAAAGTGAGGTAATCATAGGGTAAGAATAGAAAATGGAAAGCTTTCAGTCAGGATGTCATTTAATGAAAACAATATCTACCAAAACGAGTCAAAATGACAAATTTTCAATTATGTGTGATTCCAAGTTCGCACAAGCCATCAATTTCACCTCACATGGCAACCTCACATTGTAGTAAAAACAGAACAAAATTTAGCAATATTGGGGGTCAGGATGAACAATGCCATGTTGATAGCTGGAGGACAAACAGCGAAAAAGATTTCAAGCAAGATAGCAAATATAATTTTATCATAAACCAATTTTACAAAGCTAGTGTAGGTCCAAAGTATAATTACTGTCTAGGAAAAGGGAAGAAACACAAAGAAACTTCTCTTCAAAGTGAGGTATGGGAAAAATATACATTGTCACAGAATCACAATCAATCTATATCATAATATAATCAACAGAGAATTTCAAAACAAGAAAGGAAAAGCCTTGCCAAGTTCAAGGGGAAGTCCAGTTCAAATATCAAAGCATTCCAAACATcatatttaatgaaaaaaaaaaaaaagataaaaaaaaaaaaatggcaaacaGTTTTTAATCCTAATGgcagaaaatattgaaaatttacgTAGCCATATATGCCAACAGGGCAAGGCAAGGCAATAACCAACTCAAAATAGCCTGTTTTACTAACAAAATTATGTCCTCATATACTTGGCAGTACAAGGTCATGGAGAAGCTCTTGGATATATTTGTAGATGAAGACTGATATCATATTTTACTGGAGAAAATTACCTTGTTACAGTAGATTTAGCATCAACCCGTAAACTATCAGATACTGCAATGGCTCCAATAATGCCTTCTTCTTCACGTCCAACATAAACAACTGATTTTGAGTAATTTGATAGTTGCATCCCCTTTGATGTCACAGCACATTCCAGATTTGTTAAAGAAGATATGTTTGTTTttctctcaaagcattcatgaaccCACTCCAGTGCACCAACAGCAACCAAGCGCCCATCAACTTCTGCCAAGGATCCAAATCCAGGTTCTGCTATTTGCCCTCTTGTTATTGGGATGGCCAAATTCAATGATTCTGCTTTATTTACTATAGCCTTTGCAATTGGATGTAGTGCTGTTTTCTCCACAGCAGCAGCAATCTTAAGAATTTCCGGTTCTTCATAGATTAAAGATGCCACAGCAGAAACAGCAGGTTTTCCTTCTGTGAGAGTCCCAGTCTGAAAATCAAATTCCCAAAAATCTATCATTCAAGTGATTAAATTCATTCAATAAAAAGATAACAagattgagaaaaaaaaaacataattctCTGCATTTAATAAACCTTGTCTAAAGCAACGTAATCTATGCTCGCCAAACGTTCCAATACATCTGCTCCTCTTATAAGAAGTCCTTGTTTTGCTCCTGCTTATCAGTCAATGCAACAAATGGAAGTCTGAGCTTTGAACAAGGCAGTATCGTAAGCTGTCTTAAAGTAATTAGAGGTTAAGGCATTTCTGAAAGAACCAACAGCAAAATTGGTGCTATCTATTGACTGCCTTACAACAATAATCTTAAATTGCAAGTGCACTGAAGGACACAGCACACACCTTATGCATTGATTTGCAATGTCGGCAGAACTAATTTATAGCATATCGTGCTATTTTAAACCAATAACCACAAATAATGATTCCCATTGAAGAAGGGAAAATATTCTTGAAATGATTCGTTCCAAAATGGGTTCTTCCATTGATACATAAAATTATCACTACAGCCATGAGCAAGCCATGATTCTCTCATTTAAACAATTACTAGCTGATTCTAGAAACACCAAAGAGATCCTCAAATTAATGGTTAATATGTAAACATTCAACTGACTCATTACTCATCTCAAATTCCAACATGGGAAACAATAACCAGAAACAGTGAAAGTTTAAACACATAAAATAAATATCTTGAGAAAAAAAAGAGTTTGAAAATGTAGTAGGGTAGTCACATGCATAATTCCAGCAGCAAAATTCTCTTCCAGAATATTTTTTTTCGGGAGGGGGGTGGTTCTCATTATCTTACATCATAAAATAAGGAACTCAAAAAACGTAGTAAACAAAACAGAAAAATGTACCAAGTGAGGTGCCAATTAAGATCGCAGTGGGTGTGGCAAGGCCCAATGCACATGGGCAGGAAACtacctgaaaaaaaaattaatgctaTTAATAAGAAGTACACATTGGACATAAAAAGCAACTTCCTAATTTTTCCAAGATTTGCCACTTCTATGTTGGAAACTGTCTATGGGAATGCTAAGACTGTTAAACATAATTCATGTCTGTGTATaagtgtttgtgtgtgtgtgtacgtgcACAAATGCATGAGCATGCCAGAGGAAGGGGGGGGGAGGAAGAGAGAGCTGCCAGGTTTCAATTGAGTTGCTACTGTATCACCATGACACAAGCCTAAATCATTTACTTGCTATAATATATCAAAGACGAATAAGTCAGCCTGAAAGGAAGTTCAAGAATGACTGAAAATCAGTGATATGCAGGCCAAGCAAAGGTTCCATCGTTTGCAGCCATTCTATTGTTCTTTTATCTGTAATCACTAATCAGTATCCTTGTAACTAAGTACAGCACCTTCTAATTTACTCTAAAAGCTGAAATATCTTTTAACCCATGAGATGAAAATGTTCAAACCAATGTTTGTAAGCACAacaaatgattcatgtgaaattggtttttttttttttaaatatatattttactttAAAACACTCATGGGGAAAACCATAAAACTGAAAATCTAACCATTATATGCATGTTGAGATTGAGATGAATGGAAGGAAAAGAATAAGGAGATGTGTGGAGCATGCTTCATCAACTTTCAAAGAAATTATATGCTATATCAGTGTCAATTTGCTCAAATGAATACATCATTGGAAAGAAGGGAACTGTTATATACAATAATAGTTTCCATCACAAGTTTCACAACTAGTGTGTTTAAAGTAGGGAACTGTCATTTAAACCAAATCTTTGCCTTAATCCACTATATAATTATCTTTTATGTATCACAGACCAACTAAATAGAAGGGTCCAAGAGAAGAATCCATCAAATCATTAGTGAAAAATTCCATATTCAGGCAAAAAAAACAGTATTGACAATCCGGCAgaatgcttttgtaattgtgtcAGAGCAGTTGGAAAAGACATTTTTAGCAAGTGGCCCACCAATTGACTATCACTCACCAAGACATCCACAGCAAGTTTCAGACTCAAAAGCAAAGGACTTCCATCTGGTCCAGCAATATCGTTAAGCAAGACATCTGGATATACATTCACCCCAATGTAGTACCTTAAAGAAATAAGACAAATAGTAAGCCAATAaaaaaggaagttataaaaacataaacatgcacATTGCCACCATCATCATCACAGGCATCAACATCATTACTACCGTTTCAGTTGATTTCTTGAATTATAGGATTGACTAAGAAATGAAACAACATTATCAGCGAAATGAAACTACATTCATCGCTGTCATTGTTTACCAAGAGAGATTTATTAAACAAAGACTCAAAAATGAATGTAACTTTGAGAAGAACATGAGATAAGACAAGGTGCTACAACTCAACAAGAACTTTAATTGACAAGAAAAGGAGATGGTCCATGATTGAAACCAGTTGATAATGAAGCATCTATGAGTCAGTATAGAGTTGAACTTAACAAACATTACTAATATCATAATCATCCCAACTATTTTGGAACGTAGCATGAGTCTCTCCCGCTTCACCCAAAATTTTTCCTAGTTCCACCAAATAAGAAATAATTCAAGAAGCAAATACATACCAAAAAGCAAATGTCACCGCTGACAAAGCCATTATACTGTACACAAATGGACCAGCAATTGAATCTGCAAGCCTTTGTATAGGTGCTTCACGTCCTTGAGCATCCTCAACCTAAGAATTACAAAATAGAGctgatataaatatcatatattgTAATTTTCAAGTCTCTATACCAAGTTTAAAACATTGATATACAGATAAACCATCAGCACAAATGCATAGCTGCAGAGTTATGCACCTATCTCAGAAAAGCTGTATCAAATTAGGTAAGCCTCTTCGAGCTCACAAGTGTGGTTAGTTAAAAATGTCAGATAGCTCTTACTAACACATGAAAGCTTCCTGGCATACtataataggaaaaaaaaattcatatcacTGCTATATTTTGTCTTTTGAAATCATAACTGCATAAATTGCACACAATTTTGCTGATCAAAATTAAATGAGATTGATTTCAGAAATTGGATAAACAGAACAAGGACATTAACTCAATGCTCATCCCCTGAAGGGATGAactaaagattgtcctaaattCTGATATTTTGGCACAAGGGGGCCACTCTCAACACTTAGGTCTATGTATTTAACCTTGGCAGCCCATGAATACTAGTTTCTCACCAATGTACTAGACTAAATACTTACGCACAAAGAGTAGTTGTTCCTGGAACATGCCATTATAATGCGTGTTTTCCAGTTACATAGTTCATATATGGTCTAGCAAGCTTGTCGGTGAAGTCCTTTTTTTGGATAAGAAAGTCATTGATGGTCGAAACCATAACCCCAGATTAGTCCCTCCTTTACCTAGGATTAGGTTTTAACAGCTATTGTGTAGCTAGCTCATTACCACAGGGAATAAAAGTCATGGTAAATACTTGCATTGGAAAATAAGCAAAAACTTAAACTATTAATTCAGGAAATTAGCCCAAAgaattacaaataaaatttttagcTTGGACAATCATTAACCCATCACAACGGAGTGACAAGTCAAATCTTCATACATGACCAAGGGCAAGCACAACTAGAGGACTTATTTATGAACAGTTCAGGACAGAATGCTTAAAGACTGCAGTATCCATCCCTGCCTCCCATCTGCCCCACCACCTGCATGCAGCACTCCCACTCCCTCCCCACCcaccccgaaaaaaaaaaaaaaaaaaaatttcattatcgATGAGGTTTGAACAAACACCTATTATTGCAGTTTTCTTTCCTCGGCCCACACGTCAAAACCCCCTTCCTCCCAAGAAAACTTGAGAGAAATACTGAGGGAGGGAGGAAGAAAGAGAGGCGAATTTTCCATTTTCACTGAAAACATCTAGGATCCCCTCCATATTTTCATCGAGTACGAAAGGTACTTGTCAAAGTTAAAATGGACATATTATTAACCCTTTGCAATCAATAATAAAGGGGGAAAAGCTGCTACGGTTCATTAATAATGAGTTAAAGAAAACAcagaagaaagaaaggaaaaaacaCCGACATGCAAGAGGTTGCGCCATCACATCAGTGGTCTGGGAAGGAAAGAACATGATGTACATGGCCTTATGTCTACATCTAGGACTGTTTCTGTGAAACCTGTGGCCACAAGCTTCAGTGTAGCACTAACAACCTTGCAGTTGGACCAGTCTTGCTTTTGGTTAAGAAAATACAATTAAACAAAAAATTTCATTGCCTTCCAGATTCATAACATATTCAAAGCCGAGCATATATGGGTGCACTTATTCTGTGCAATGTTAAGAATATAATCAGAAATTATGATCCAGTCCAGAACCACCTGATAGCTGGTGATTGAAggtaaacaacaacaacaacaaaaaaaccaagcctcaagtcccactaggtggcgTCGGCAACATGAGTCCTTTATTGCCAATTTATGCAACCATTGACAATTTCTTTCTacaaattcaaggctattaaatctttactcactatctcattccaagttactTTAGGTCTACCCCAACCCATCTATTGCTCCTCGCATTAACTACGAGAATTTTATGATCTTTCAAATAAGTTACATTGCCATAATTACACATGTCATTGGAGAAATGGCACTAACCATGCGAAGAATCTTGGATATGGTTGAGTTGGAGCCAGTTGATGAAGCTTCAATCCTTAGAGGACCATCCTGAATCAAGGCAATATTTGAGTTTCTGGTTTCTGTTTAAATAATGCTGGAAGTAAACATCAAAAGAAAGGTACAGCATAAAATTCTCTTTCACAAGGATTCACTAATTTGTGAATGTGAATACAACTTCTACACTTGGCCTAAACTGTCAAAATGATCTGGTAACTAGAGGAATTTGGGTACAAGCTAAAATTTTGGATGCGTATTCCAACTATATAAACCAACTATACAGTCCACGTGAAACTCTCCCCCCACCACCCCAAAACATACATGTCAAAGAATATATAAGTAACAATCAAGAATGCCAAACCGTAAACGTAGAATTCTAATTCAATTATTTATGCCATGAACTGGGTTGTTAGGTGGTGACTTCAACCAAACAGGTTTAAGTTAGGGGTGAAACTGGTTCAGTGCGGTTTGGCTTTAGCCAAAACCAATGAGCAAACTGAACCAATTTTGTTTTCGTAATCTTCAAACTTAAAACCAAACTGAAAACCTTTGGTTCAAAAAAAGAACAAACTGTTGGTTTATTTGGTTGATTCGGTTAATTATCGggtttttaaacattttttaataATATCCATTTAGATTTGAGGCATTCATATTTGAGCCCACGTGTATAAATTGTAATTGGGCTGTGATCCATATgcgattgaaatatatgaagggGTATGGGTATTTATAATAAGGAGGCTCTTGCCTTCTCATTTCCAACCGATGTGTGACAAATGGGCAATACAAGGGCAGTAAGCAGAAGTACGCCAGGTTAGCAAGCATGCTGGGCATTGTGCACTCCTTTATCCCACTTAAGAAAAAATTGAATATGGGGATCCCTAGAACTTTCTTTAAAACTAACTCTTATCCAGaaattactttttaaaaattaaaactgtATAAAAATGCAATATAATAGTAAAAATGTGAATAAATTATGACCAAACAATTATATGAACCtggaaatataaaataatatttatatgttGAATTTTTGGTTAAATTTCCTTGTAAAACCAAAACCGAAGCTGAAAAACTGAACCGTAATGTAAAATGGTTTAGTTTTGGACCAATTTTCAGTTTTTCGGCAATTTTTGTCCACCCATAGTAAAAACCCAACCTCCTGGAGCAATTGAAAGTTAGGGTTCAGCAATTCATGACTAGCCCACCCTGCCTATGTAAAGGCAAGAAGATGGAGACTGCCTGACTGATTCAATTAGAAGGATATATTTCTGAAACAGATAGGTATGTAAACCAATACAAATTACAAAACAACAATTACAAAAGACATACAAACTCAACCTAGAAGGAGACAGAATCTACCCAGAATTGTGACTCCTAACATCTCTATCATGGCATTTAGAAAAAGAGCTGAACATAAATGCAAGACAGCATTGACTTCTCTTCAGTCTTTTTGTTTACTACTTTGTATGGAGATCAATCCTGCA
This genomic stretch from Malania oleifera isolate guangnan ecotype guangnan chromosome 3, ASM2987363v1, whole genome shotgun sequence harbors:
- the LOC131152043 gene encoding copper-transporting ATPase PAA2, chloroplastic; this translates as MATDMLRISISPSPRLSFSYRKNSTAFRLHSNIPLLRRRRLQIFRPVYSRKYPNLIVAKAIDLGTSVEGSPPEQKRLEKSSVLLDVTGMMCGACVSRVKSVLSSDERVDSVVVNMLTETAAIRLRPEALEGEMAGNIAENLARRLTECGFPAKKRVSGLGVTDNVRKWKEMAAKKEALLVRSRNRVVFAWTLVALCCGSHASHILHSLGIHVAHGSFWELLHNSYVKGGLALGALMGPGRDLLVDGLRAFTKGSPNMNSLVGFGSIAAFIISAVSLINPGLEGEVSFFDEPVMLLGFVLLGRSLEEKARIRASSDMNELLSLVSTQSRLVITSSESDSSADSILCSDAICVEVPTDDIQVGDSVMVLPGETIPVDGRVVAGRSVVDESMLTGESLPIFKEEGHTVSAGTINWDGPLRIEASSTGSNSTISKILRMVEDAQGREAPIQRLADSIAGPFVYSIMALSAVTFAFWYYIGVNVYPDVLLNDIAGPDGSPLLLSLKLAVDVLVVSCPCALGLATPTAILIGTSLGAKQGLLIRGADVLERLASIDYVALDKTGTLTEGKPAVSAVASLIYEEPEILKIAAAVEKTALHPIAKAIVNKAESLNLAIPITRGQIAEPGFGSLAEVDGRLVAVGALEWVHECFERKTNISSLTNLECAVTSKGMQLSNYSKSVVYVGREEEGIIGAIAVSDSLRVDAKSTVTRLQQRGIKTALLSGDREEAVAPIARTVGIGSKYINASLTPQQKTSVISALQAAGHHVGMVGDGINDAPSLALANVGIALQTEAQETAASDAASIILLGNKLSQVVDALDLAQATMAKVYQNLSWAVAYNVVAVPIAAGVLLPHFDFAMTPSLSGGLMALSSIFVVTNSLLLQLHRSDRKSKS